The nucleotide sequence CTGCTCGAAGGCGATATGACCGAGGCGTGGATTGCCATCGGAAACGAGCGAGCCATCCTCCAGCCTGGCGCCAAAATAGCGCGCATCGGGATCCCCTTCGACATTGCGCGCATCACCCATAGCCTTCAGATAGCGGGCGACGAGCTCGTTCATCCGGACGCGTTCCGGACCGGAGATTTCGATCACACCGTTCATGGTGGCCGCCGTCGCGGCGGCGGCCATGGCGTCGGCGACGTCATCCGAAGCGATCGGCTGCACGTAGGCCGTCGGCAGCCGCACAACGTTCCCGATGGTGGCGGATTGGGCGATACCGCCTAAGAATTCCATGAACTGCGTCGAATGGACGATCGTATAGGGGATGCCCGATTCCCTGATGATCTTTTCCTGGGCGACCTTGGCACGCATGTAGCCGCTTTGGGGCAGACGATCGACGCCGATGATGGAAAGGGCGATATGATGCTTCACCCCGGCCTTCTTTTCCGCTGCCGCCAGATTGCGGCCTGAGGTCTCGAAGAATTCGAGCACGGCTTTGTCCTCGAAGGAGGGCGAGTTTGCGAGGTCCATGACGACGGAGGCGCCGGCAAGTGCTTCGGTCAGCCCTTCGCCGGTGATCGTATTGACACCCGTATTGGGGGAGGCGGCGATAACCTCGTGGCCCTGCTTGCGAAGGCGGTCGGCTGTCTTCGAACCGATGAGGCCGGTTCCGCCTATGATAACGATTTTCATGAGCTTCTCCATGTACGGCCGCTTTGCGCACCGCATTGTTCATTCGTTTCTGAATGATTGGCCGAGGATTGGGCAGGTCCTGCCGGTTCCGCAGATACACTCAGCTGAGCCGGGATGTGGCCTAAAAGGCCGCGCACCGGCTCAGCTCTATTGCACTATGGGTCAGTAGTCCCAGAAGACCGGAACCCAACGGAAATGATCGCCGTCGGCTGCCACATGACCGACGGAGGGGAACGGCATGTGAGTGGCCACCAGAAGCTCACCGGTCTCCGCCAGCTCCCGCAAAAGACGGAGGCGGACGCGGGCAGCTTCTTCCGGATCGTGTTCGAAGCCGTTGAACCAGTCGGGGTGATCGAAGCCGACCGCGAACACCGCATCGCCTGCA is from Rhizobium sp. CB3090 and encodes:
- a CDS encoding SDR family oxidoreductase → MKIVIIGGTGLIGSKTADRLRKQGHEVIAASPNTGVNTITGEGLTEALAGASVVMDLANSPSFEDKAVLEFFETSGRNLAAAEKKAGVKHHIALSIIGVDRLPQSGYMRAKVAQEKIIRESGIPYTIVHSTQFMEFLGGIAQSATIGNVVRLPTAYVQPIASDDVADAMAAAATAATMNGVIEISGPERVRMNELVARYLKAMGDARNVEGDPDARYFGARLEDGSLVSDGNPRLGHIAFEQWFATSARK